Proteins encoded together in one Chryseobacterium sp. G0201 window:
- a CDS encoding CheR family methyltransferase, translated as MLEPSIVKDEEVEYLIKDVYAMYGYDFSEYSRASFKRRVNRICLMDRFTSFAELRYTLMNDPEYLKRFVEEITVNVTEMFRDPVFFKTLREKILPQLGTYPLIRIWVAGCSTGEEAYSIAILLKEANLYHKSLIYGTDLNPSVLETARAGVFPLQQMKLYSENYMLSGGKKDFSDYYTANYDSVRFDKSLQEKLILSTHNLVSDSSFNSFQLIICRNVLIYFDRGLQERVFRLFDNSLENLGYLALGSKETLRFSNLDKSYHQVEDQKIWKKLDHH; from the coding sequence ATGCTGGAACCAAGTATCGTAAAAGACGAAGAAGTAGAATACTTGATAAAAGATGTGTACGCCATGTACGGATACGATTTTTCCGAATATAGCAGAGCGTCTTTTAAACGCAGGGTTAATCGGATCTGTTTGATGGATAGATTCACCAGTTTTGCAGAACTGAGATACACCCTGATGAATGATCCGGAATATCTAAAACGCTTTGTAGAAGAAATTACGGTAAACGTAACAGAAATGTTCCGCGATCCTGTTTTTTTTAAAACATTGCGCGAAAAAATACTCCCACAGTTAGGAACATATCCATTGATAAGAATTTGGGTTGCAGGATGCTCAACGGGTGAAGAAGCGTATTCGATAGCTATTTTGCTTAAAGAAGCCAACCTTTACCATAAATCATTGATCTATGGAACAGACCTTAATCCTTCTGTATTGGAAACAGCAAGAGCAGGCGTTTTTCCGTTGCAGCAGATGAAATTATATTCTGAAAATTATATGTTATCGGGCGGTAAAAAAGATTTTTCAGATTATTATACCGCCAATTATGACAGTGTAAGATTTGATAAAAGTTTACAGGAAAAATTAATTTTGTCTACGCACAATTTGGTTTCAGACAGTTCATTTAACAGTTTTCAGTTGATTATCTGCCGAAATGTGCTGATCTATTTTGATCGAGGTTTGCAGGAACGTGTTTTCCGTCTTTTTGATAACAGCCTGGAGAATTTGGGCTATTTGGCTTTAGGGTCAAAAGAAACGTTAAGATTTTCTAATTTAGATAAATCTTATCATCAAGTGGAAGACCAAAAGATCTGGAAAAAGCTTGATCATCATTAA
- a CDS encoding phytoene desaturase family protein, whose translation MRKKIAIIGSGFSGLSAAAYSAKEGHEVHVFEKNSEAGGRARKFVTDNGYTFDMGPSWYWMPDIIESFFEDFGKKTSDFFQLLPLDPQFEMVFSESKMNIPHSYTEMRDLFEKTEKGSGKKLDEFMEDARYKYEVGMKEFVNKPCHSWFEFVSPKIAKSALKLDLLTNFKKFVRKYFKDPKLITLMEFPVIFLGAAPKDIPALYSLMNYGGYKLGTWYPMGGFSKVIEAMKIVAENQGVNFHFNANVEKIIVKNNKVSSLLINGKEIDFDTIIASSDYHHTESELLPEEFRNYKESYWKKLTFAPSCLIYYLGFKEKIPNLRHHTLFFENDLDLHTTEIYDDKKWPTKPLFYACCPSKTDPNVAPEHCENVFLLMPVATGIEDSEMEREKYFLEMIVRLEKHTGVTNLLSKIDYKKSYCIKDFKEDYNAYEGNAYGLANTLSQTAVLKPSLRNKKLKNLFYTGQLTVPGPGVPPSIISGKIAAIEATKTN comes from the coding sequence ATGAGAAAGAAAATAGCCATCATTGGTTCAGGATTTTCGGGATTGTCGGCTGCTGCATATTCTGCAAAAGAAGGTCATGAAGTTCATGTCTTTGAAAAAAACAGTGAAGCAGGTGGTAGAGCCAGAAAATTTGTTACAGATAATGGTTACACTTTCGATATGGGTCCAAGCTGGTATTGGATGCCGGATATTATAGAGTCTTTTTTTGAAGATTTCGGTAAAAAAACGTCCGATTTTTTTCAGCTACTACCGCTTGATCCTCAGTTTGAAATGGTATTTTCAGAAAGTAAAATGAATATCCCTCACAGCTATACCGAAATGCGGGATTTGTTTGAAAAAACAGAAAAAGGATCCGGTAAAAAGCTGGATGAATTCATGGAAGATGCCCGATATAAATATGAAGTGGGAATGAAGGAATTTGTAAATAAACCCTGTCATTCCTGGTTTGAATTCGTGTCTCCAAAAATAGCAAAAAGCGCATTAAAGCTTGATCTTTTAACCAATTTTAAAAAATTTGTAAGAAAATATTTCAAAGATCCGAAGTTGATCACATTAATGGAATTTCCCGTAATTTTTCTCGGCGCAGCACCAAAAGATATTCCTGCATTATACAGTTTAATGAATTATGGCGGATATAAACTGGGAACCTGGTATCCGATGGGAGGTTTTTCAAAAGTAATTGAAGCGATGAAAATCGTTGCAGAAAATCAAGGCGTGAATTTTCATTTTAATGCCAATGTAGAAAAAATTATTGTTAAAAATAACAAAGTTTCTTCTCTGTTGATTAATGGAAAGGAAATCGATTTTGATACAATCATTGCTTCCTCAGATTACCATCATACGGAAAGTGAATTATTGCCCGAGGAATTCAGAAATTATAAAGAATCATACTGGAAAAAGCTCACTTTTGCGCCTTCCTGCCTGATTTATTATTTAGGTTTTAAAGAAAAAATCCCCAATCTTAGACATCACACCCTGTTTTTTGAAAATGATCTTGACCTTCACACCACAGAAATTTATGACGATAAAAAATGGCCTACGAAACCATTATTTTATGCTTGTTGCCCCTCAAAAACAGATCCGAATGTAGCACCGGAACATTGCGAAAATGTATTTCTTCTGATGCCTGTTGCTACAGGAATAGAAGACTCTGAAATGGAAAGAGAAAAATACTTTCTTGAAATGATTGTAAGGCTTGAAAAACATACAGGAGTTACCAATTTATTATCAAAAATCGATTATAAAAAAAGCTATTGCATTAAAGATTTTAAAGAAGATTATAATGCTTATGAAGGCAATGCTTACGGACTTGCCAACACCTTATCACAAACCGCAGTTTTGAAACCGTCGCTCAGGAACAAAAAATTGAAAAATCTATTTTATACCGGACAACTTACCGTTCCGGGACCCGGTGTTCCGCCGTCGATTATTTCAGGGAAAATTGCAGCCATCGAAGCCACCAAAACGAATTAA
- a CDS encoding sterol desaturase family protein, which produces MNFLIVISTFFIMEGMTWLIHKYVMHGFLWSLHRDHHDHSNEGHVEKNDYFFLIFALPTIALMYYGTVNNYNIYFYIAVGIALYGMAYFFVHDIFIHQRIKFLRDTKNPYLLSIRRAHKQHHKHTGKERGECFGFLWVPVKYFKMYFNRNK; this is translated from the coding sequence ATGAATTTTCTGATTGTCATAAGTACATTTTTCATCATGGAAGGCATGACGTGGCTGATCCACAAATACGTCATGCACGGCTTTTTATGGTCGCTTCACAGAGATCATCACGATCACAGTAATGAAGGTCATGTAGAAAAAAACGATTACTTTTTCCTGATTTTTGCCCTTCCAACCATTGCTTTGATGTACTACGGAACGGTTAATAATTACAACATCTACTTTTATATTGCTGTCGGAATTGCTTTGTACGGAATGGCGTATTTTTTTGTTCATGATATTTTCATTCATCAAAGGATAAAATTTTTAAGAGATACAAAAAACCCGTATTTATTGTCGATCAGGCGAGCACATAAGCAGCACCATAAACATACAGGAAAGGAAAGAGGAGAGTGCTTTGGATTTTTATGGGTGCCGGTTAAATATTTTAAAATGTATTTTAATAGAAATAAATGA
- a CDS encoding SRPBCC family protein: MIHRLYKEQQLNCDIATAWKFFSSANNLSKITPKDMKFVVLTKTDDDEIYKGMIIDYHVSPLLGIKMNWTTEIKQVDFQKSFTDYQQKGPYKLWNHFHEFIPNEKGVLMKDTVDYELPMGFLGEIAHKLFVKSKLEHIFSYRNKVLDKMFNNKQES; the protein is encoded by the coding sequence ATGATACACAGACTTTATAAAGAACAGCAATTGAATTGTGATATAGCAACAGCATGGAAGTTTTTTTCCTCTGCCAATAATCTCTCTAAAATCACTCCGAAAGACATGAAATTTGTTGTTCTCACTAAAACAGATGACGACGAAATTTATAAAGGAATGATCATTGATTACCATGTTTCGCCTTTGTTGGGCATTAAAATGAATTGGACAACAGAAATCAAACAGGTTGATTTTCAAAAAAGTTTCACCGATTATCAGCAAAAAGGGCCGTACAAATTGTGGAATCATTTTCATGAATTTATTCCTAATGAGAAAGGAGTTTTAATGAAAGATACAGTGGACTACGAACTTCCAATGGGATTTTTAGGAGAAATTGCTCACAAACTTTTTGTGAAAAGTAAGCTGGAACATATTTTCAGCTATCGGAATAAAGTTTTAGACAAAATGTTTAACAATAAACAGGAATCATGA
- a CDS encoding lycopene cyclase domain-containing protein has translation MHHYTYLLINFFTVFICFIFSFHHKIKFNRHFGAFFSASFLVALVFIIWDAWFTKIGVWWFNDHYLLGIRVLNLPIEEILFFICIPFSCVFTYFCLDKFFKLDWKPLPEKIFVIISIILALIIAVYFHDKIYTFMTFLTTAVSMFVLYFVLKARWIGKASFIYLILMPGFLAVNGILTGTGLESPIVNYNPQNFMGIRMLTIPLEDTAYGYEMILWNLFLFKKFKKEDEQN, from the coding sequence ATGCATCACTATACCTATCTGTTAATCAATTTCTTTACGGTATTCATCTGTTTTATTTTTTCATTTCATCATAAGATAAAATTCAACAGGCATTTTGGTGCTTTTTTCTCTGCTTCATTTTTGGTGGCTTTGGTGTTTATTATTTGGGATGCATGGTTTACGAAAATAGGAGTGTGGTGGTTTAACGATCATTATCTTTTGGGAATCAGAGTTTTAAACTTACCGATTGAAGAAATATTATTCTTTATTTGTATTCCTTTCTCATGTGTTTTTACCTATTTCTGTCTGGATAAATTCTTTAAACTAGACTGGAAACCGCTTCCCGAGAAAATATTTGTCATCATCAGCATTATTTTAGCTTTAATCATTGCGGTTTATTTTCATGATAAGATCTATACATTCATGACATTTCTTACAACTGCAGTAAGCATGTTTGTGCTATATTTTGTATTGAAAGCACGATGGATAGGCAAAGCATCTTTCATCTATTTGATTTTAATGCCAGGGTTTTTAGCAGTAAATGGAATACTGACAGGAACCGGACTGGAATCTCCAATCGTGAATTATAATCCTCAAAATTTTATGGGAATAAGAATGTTGACCATTCCATTAGAAGATACGGCGTATGGTTATGAAATGATATTATGGAATCTGTTTTTATTCAAAAAATTTAAAAAAGAAGATGAGCAAAATTAA
- a CDS encoding response regulator, producing the protein MSKKKILIFDDDTAILEVITIIFEENGYEVEISETSHDIVEKVTKFQPDVILMDNWIPRIGGVEATKLLKSHEEFRHIPVIYVTANNDIVALAEQAQADDFVAKPFNLDDLEGKVAKYLG; encoded by the coding sequence ATGAGTAAAAAGAAAATTTTGATTTTCGATGATGATACTGCTATTTTAGAAGTAATTACCATCATCTTTGAGGAGAACGGATATGAAGTCGAAATTTCAGAAACCTCTCATGATATTGTAGAAAAAGTGACAAAGTTTCAGCCGGATGTTATTCTTATGGACAACTGGATTCCAAGAATTGGAGGGGTTGAGGCTACCAAGCTTTTGAAAAGTCATGAAGAATTCAGGCATATCCCTGTGATCTATGTAACAGCAAACAATGATATCGTTGCTTTGGCAGAACAGGCTCAGGCTGATGATTTTGTTGCAAAACCATTTAATCTGGATGATCTGGAAGGCAAAGTTGCTAAATATTTAGGATAA
- a CDS encoding phytoene/squalene synthase family protein — MKKLFDELSYRVSKETTKQYSTSFSLGILALSPKIRNPIYAVYGYVRLADEIVDSFHGYDKGKLLTKFREETYQALEDGISLNPILQSFQDTVNRFDIDKKLINQFLDSMQMDLQKVDYNSDLYKQYILGSAEVVGLMCLQIFVEGDISEFERLKPFAMKLGSAFQKVNFLRDMKDDYQILGRTYFPDVDITLFDNKIKADIEKDIEKEFNEALIGIKKLPSSARFGVYLAYRYYISLFRKIKRTSAHKIINKRIRISNSKKISLMMSSYLQYKTSFL; from the coding sequence ATGAAAAAATTATTTGATGAACTTTCTTATCGGGTAAGTAAAGAAACAACCAAACAGTACAGCACGAGCTTTTCTTTGGGTATTTTGGCATTATCACCAAAAATCAGGAACCCAATTTATGCGGTGTATGGATACGTACGTCTGGCTGATGAAATTGTAGACAGTTTTCATGGGTATGATAAAGGAAAACTGCTTACAAAGTTCAGGGAAGAAACATATCAGGCTTTGGAGGATGGAATTTCGTTAAACCCTATTTTACAATCGTTCCAGGACACCGTTAACCGGTTTGATATTGATAAGAAATTGATCAATCAGTTTTTGGATAGTATGCAGATGGATCTTCAGAAAGTAGATTATAATTCAGATCTTTATAAACAATATATTTTAGGCTCTGCAGAAGTGGTGGGTTTAATGTGTCTTCAGATATTTGTTGAAGGGGATATTTCTGAATTTGAAAGACTTAAACCTTTTGCCATGAAATTGGGATCCGCTTTTCAGAAGGTTAATTTTTTAAGAGATATGAAGGATGATTATCAGATCTTGGGACGAACTTATTTTCCGGATGTAGATATTACTCTATTCGATAATAAAATTAAAGCCGATATTGAAAAAGACATTGAAAAAGAATTTAATGAAGCCTTGATCGGAATTAAAAAACTTCCAAGTTCGGCAAGATTTGGTGTGTATTTGGCTTACCGTTATTATATTTCACTTTTCAGAAAGATCAAAAGAACTTCGGCTCACAAGATCATTAATAAAAGGATAAGAATCTCAAACAGTAAAAAGATCTCTTTAATGATGAGCAGTTATTTACAGTATAAAACTTCATTTTTATAA
- a CDS encoding response regulator, giving the protein MDDDPRNIFALKLTLKSRGYQIESSTMAQEAIEILQKDDKINIVLMDMMMPEMDGYQAIKIIRNTPSISGVDIISVTAQAMPEDRQKCLDAGAQDYVSKPIDVDQLITAIENLS; this is encoded by the coding sequence GTGGACGATGATCCACGTAATATATTTGCACTTAAATTGACATTGAAGTCAAGAGGTTATCAGATTGAAAGCTCTACAATGGCGCAGGAAGCCATTGAAATTCTTCAAAAAGATGACAAGATAAATATTGTACTGATGGATATGATGATGCCGGAAATGGATGGATATCAAGCCATCAAAATAATCCGCAATACACCATCCATCAGCGGAGTAGATATTATATCTGTAACGGCGCAAGCCATGCCGGAAGACCGCCAGAAATGTCTGGATGCCGGAGCACAGGATTATGTATCGAAACCTATTGATGTTGATCAGCTGATAACTGCCATTGAAAATTTATCCTAA
- a CDS encoding cryptochrome/photolyase family protein → MSKINIFWFRRDLRLEDNCGLHEALQSDAKVLPIFIFDREILDQLNDKKDKRVDYIHQALEKINQELKEHGTGLKIFYGKPSDIFEKLTQEFEIDTVFCNRDYEPQAIKRDQEIADFLAKKDIKFSHHKDQVIFEGNDILKSDQTPYTVFTPYSKKWKEHINKIKIENFDINFKNFLAVKTHEDILSLKEIGFEKTGFEFSQPSLDSKIIDSYDKNRDFPALDHTTHLGIALRFGTISVRKCVKFAQKHNETWLSELIWREFFMQILFHFPHVVTQCFKKKYENIQWRNNEDEFKAWCEGNTGYPIVDAGMRQLNETGFMHNRVRMVVASFLTKHLLIDWRWGEAYFAEKLLDYDLSANNGNWQWAAGCGCDAAPYFRIFNPEEQTKKFDKDLKYIKKWLPQDALLNRPIVDHKLARERALKTYKEGLIVE, encoded by the coding sequence ATGAGCAAAATTAATATATTCTGGTTCAGAAGAGATTTGAGGTTGGAAGACAATTGTGGTTTACATGAGGCTTTACAATCAGACGCAAAAGTTCTTCCTATCTTTATTTTCGACCGTGAGATTTTAGATCAATTAAATGACAAGAAGGATAAAAGGGTAGACTATATTCATCAGGCTTTAGAAAAAATCAATCAGGAATTAAAAGAACATGGAACTGGCTTAAAAATATTTTACGGAAAACCTTCAGATATCTTCGAAAAACTGACGCAGGAATTTGAGATTGATACTGTTTTCTGTAACCGAGATTACGAGCCACAAGCCATCAAAAGAGATCAAGAAATAGCTGATTTTCTAGCTAAAAAAGATATAAAGTTTTCGCATCATAAAGATCAGGTTATTTTTGAAGGAAATGATATTCTGAAAAGTGACCAGACTCCCTACACCGTTTTTACGCCGTATTCCAAAAAATGGAAAGAACATATCAACAAAATTAAGATTGAAAACTTTGATATTAATTTTAAAAACTTCCTCGCTGTAAAAACTCATGAAGATATTCTAAGCCTTAAAGAAATAGGATTTGAAAAGACAGGCTTTGAATTTTCACAACCTTCTTTAGATTCAAAAATTATAGATTCGTATGATAAAAACCGTGATTTCCCGGCGTTGGATCATACAACTCATTTGGGGATTGCATTGAGATTTGGAACTATTTCTGTGAGAAAATGTGTGAAGTTTGCCCAAAAACATAATGAAACTTGGCTAAGTGAATTGATATGGAGAGAATTTTTCATGCAGATTTTATTTCATTTCCCGCATGTTGTGACTCAATGTTTTAAAAAGAAATATGAAAATATCCAATGGCGAAATAATGAAGATGAATTCAAAGCGTGGTGCGAAGGAAATACAGGCTATCCCATTGTAGATGCAGGAATGCGACAGTTGAATGAGACCGGTTTTATGCATAATCGAGTAAGAATGGTTGTCGCGAGCTTTCTGACTAAACATTTATTGATCGATTGGAGATGGGGCGAGGCGTATTTTGCCGAAAAACTGTTAGATTATGATCTTTCTGCCAACAATGGAAACTGGCAGTGGGCAGCAGGTTGCGGTTGCGATGCTGCACCGTATTTCAGAATCTTCAACCCGGAAGAACAGACTAAAAAATTTGATAAAGATCTCAAATATATCAAAAAATGGCTTCCTCAGGACGCTTTGCTAAACAGGCCTATTGTAGATCACAAACTGGCTAGAGAAAGGGCTTTGAAGACGTATAAAGAAGGATTGATTGTAGAATGA
- a CDS encoding chemotaxis protein CheB yields MKIKNTNTELIVIGGSAGSLQVILEMIKNLKNELAFPILLIVHRKANSTSILPVLLQQFAAMEVIEIEDKTEIQNNKLYIVPADYHLLFENKKIMSLDSSEKMNYSRPSIDVTFKSAAEIYGENLIGILLSGANADGVEGLGYIKKNQGKVWVQDPETAEVDYMPKHAVDEIKYDLIITPDNLANYINQL; encoded by the coding sequence ATGAAAATAAAAAACACAAATACAGAATTAATAGTTATTGGAGGATCTGCAGGAAGCTTGCAGGTCATTTTAGAAATGATTAAGAACCTGAAGAATGAATTGGCTTTTCCCATCTTGCTGATCGTTCATAGAAAGGCAAACTCCACAAGCATTCTTCCTGTTTTGCTACAACAGTTTGCAGCCATGGAAGTTATTGAGATTGAAGATAAAACAGAAATTCAAAATAATAAATTATACATTGTTCCCGCAGATTATCATTTATTGTTTGAAAATAAAAAAATAATGTCTCTGGACAGTTCAGAAAAAATGAATTATTCGCGACCGTCCATTGATGTAACTTTTAAATCGGCAGCAGAAATTTATGGTGAAAACCTTATAGGAATTTTACTCTCGGGAGCCAATGCAGATGGCGTGGAAGGGTTAGGATATATTAAGAAAAACCAAGGCAAAGTATGGGTACAGGATCCCGAAACCGCCGAAGTAGATTATATGCCAAAACATGCAGTGGATGAAATTAAATATGATCTGATTATTACACCGGATAATCTGGCAAATTATATCAATCAATTATAA